A DNA window from Sphingomonas changnyeongensis contains the following coding sequences:
- the apaG gene encoding Co2+/Mg2+ efflux protein ApaG, with the protein MKALFPHAQTTRGVTVRVSVSFMPDQSDPERGRWFWAYHIRLENEGRMAVQLISRHWIITDGHGARHEVQGEGVVGEQPLLSPGASFDYVSGCPLSTPTGQMRGSYRMIAEDGSTFDVAIPRFPLVAPAVQA; encoded by the coding sequence GTGAAGGCGCTTTTCCCCCATGCCCAGACCACGCGGGGCGTGACCGTCAGGGTCTCCGTCTCGTTCATGCCCGATCAGTCGGATCCCGAACGGGGGCGCTGGTTCTGGGCCTATCACATCCGGCTGGAAAATGAGGGGCGGATGGCGGTGCAGCTGATCAGCCGCCACTGGATCATCACCGACGGGCACGGCGCGCGCCACGAGGTGCAGGGCGAGGGGGTTGTGGGCGAACAGCCGCTGCTGTCGCCGGGGGCATCGTTCGACTATGTTTCGGGCTGCCCGCTGTCGACCCCGACCGGGCAGATGCGCGGCAGCTACCGCATGATCGCCGAGGATGGCTCGACCTTCGACGTCGCGATCCCGCGCTTTCCGCTCGTCGCGCCAGCGGTGCAGGCATGA
- a CDS encoding LysR family transcriptional regulator: MKRTHLPLNGLRVLDAAARHLSFTRAADELAVTPAAVGQQVRALEETLGVVLFRRTAKGLELTPEAEAGLAALRQGFLCFEDAVRAIQAGQSSKVLTIAAPRDLTARWLAPRLARLAADDGELRFHIVAGDEAVDFTEANLDLAIRLMVDRGEHEGVLIGTARFVRIAAPGAAADAPWIAWPGHAPDGALLRVADAGLAIDAAAEGLGRALVPEMLAEADLAAGRIVALADPVDHGMGYWAHAPMPQWRQKKVRALVEALTG, encoded by the coding sequence ATGAAGCGCACGCATCTGCCGCTCAACGGCCTGCGCGTGCTCGACGCGGCGGCGCGCCACCTGTCCTTCACCCGCGCGGCCGACGAGCTGGCGGTCACCCCGGCCGCGGTCGGCCAGCAGGTGCGCGCGCTTGAGGAGACTTTGGGCGTCGTGCTGTTCCGCCGCACCGCCAAGGGGCTGGAACTGACGCCCGAGGCAGAAGCCGGGCTGGCGGCGCTGCGCCAGGGCTTTTTGTGCTTTGAAGATGCGGTGCGGGCGATCCAGGCCGGTCAGTCGTCGAAAGTGCTGACCATCGCCGCGCCGCGCGACCTGACCGCGCGCTGGCTGGCACCGCGCCTCGCCCGGCTGGCGGCCGACGACGGCGAACTGCGCTTTCACATCGTCGCGGGGGACGAGGCGGTCGATTTCACCGAGGCCAATCTCGATCTCGCCATCCGGCTGATGGTCGACCGGGGCGAGCATGAAGGGGTGCTGATCGGCACCGCCCGGTTCGTGCGCATCGCCGCGCCGGGCGCGGCCGCCGATGCGCCGTGGATCGCCTGGCCGGGCCATGCCCCCGATGGGGCGTTGCTGCGCGTCGCCGATGCCGGGCTTGCCATCGACGCGGCGGCAGAGGGGCTGGGCCGCGCGCTTGTGCCTGAAATGCTGGCCGAAGCGGATCTGGCCGCCGGGCGCATCGTGGCGCTGGCCGACCCGGTCGATCACGGCATGGGCTATTGGGCGCATGCCCCGATGCCGCAATGGCGGCAGAAAAAGGTCCGCGCGCTGGTCGAGGCGCTGACCGGCTGA
- a CDS encoding PEPxxWA-CTERM sorting domain-containing protein, which produces MLILTNQGVLFMKKFVLGLAMAGAAIAAAPAQSAVVLSSTPGAAVYPGSGFDNPLVFDFETSTPRWNRSIFTTTVETRARPLGSTGGFISVGPADGTPGVFDLTGLGPINAVSLLWGSIDVYNTLEVLGAGGVVLATIEGSNVWDPANGNQTEANTNRIVRLDFTNGFQSQVTALRFSAYGNAFEVDNIAIAAVPEPATWAMMIGGFGMIGAAARRVRKVRAVYA; this is translated from the coding sequence TTGCTGATCCTTACGAACCAAGGGGTGTTGTTTATGAAGAAGTTTGTTCTCGGTCTCGCGATGGCGGGTGCCGCCATTGCCGCCGCGCCGGCCCAGTCGGCTGTTGTCCTTTCGAGCACGCCGGGTGCGGCTGTCTATCCGGGCAGCGGGTTCGACAACCCGCTGGTGTTCGACTTCGAAACCTCCACGCCGCGCTGGAACCGGTCGATCTTCACGACGACCGTCGAAACCCGCGCCCGTCCGCTCGGCAGCACCGGCGGCTTCATCTCGGTCGGCCCGGCCGATGGCACGCCCGGCGTGTTCGATCTGACCGGTCTCGGCCCGATCAACGCGGTTAGCCTGCTCTGGGGCTCGATCGACGTCTACAACACGCTCGAAGTGCTCGGCGCCGGTGGCGTCGTTCTCGCCACCATCGAAGGCAGCAATGTCTGGGATCCGGCCAATGGCAACCAGACCGAAGCCAACACCAACCGCATCGTGCGCCTGGACTTCACCAACGGCTTCCAGTCGCAGGTGACCGCGCTGCGCTTCAGCGCCTATGGCAACGCCTTTGAAGTCGACAACATCGCCATCGCGGCGGTGCCTGAGCCGGCGACCTGGGCGATGATGATCGGTGGCTTCGGCATGATCGGTGCCGCTGCCCGCCGCGTCCGCAAGGTTCGCGCGGTCTACGCCTGA
- a CDS encoding prolyl hydroxylase family protein, which translates to MAGQEDDVTDNPYDQMVIDSMMAAPGIQRVPTPKVSLFIRRGFLTPEECAQVIERIDRGRQPSTVTDYNGDAAFRTSETCYFDVNDPLIVDIDQRIFAFSRLDLKYGEPMQGQRYAVGQEFKAHTDYFEPQGADYQTHTQVAGQRTWTVMIYLNEPEAGGATRFKAIDKTVQPETGKLLAWNNRRPDGSPNPSTIHHGMKVRAGTKYIITKWFRERPWGWA; encoded by the coding sequence ATGGCCGGGCAGGAGGATGACGTGACCGACAATCCCTATGACCAGATGGTCATCGACAGCATGATGGCTGCGCCCGGCATCCAGCGCGTGCCGACGCCCAAGGTCAGCCTGTTCATCCGGCGCGGGTTCCTGACCCCGGAGGAATGCGCGCAGGTGATCGAACGGATCGACCGCGGCCGCCAGCCTTCGACCGTCACCGATTACAATGGCGACGCCGCGTTCAGGACCAGCGAGACCTGCTATTTCGACGTCAATGATCCCTTGATCGTCGACATCGACCAGCGGATCTTCGCCTTCTCACGGCTCGATCTCAAATATGGCGAGCCGATGCAGGGGCAGCGTTATGCGGTGGGGCAGGAGTTCAAGGCCCATACCGACTATTTCGAGCCGCAGGGCGCCGATTATCAGACGCATACCCAGGTCGCCGGACAGCGGACCTGGACGGTGATGATCTATCTGAACGAACCCGAAGCCGGGGGGGCGACGCGTTTCAAGGCGATCGACAAGACCGTGCAGCCCGAAACCGGCAAGCTGCTCGCCTGGAACAACCGCCGCCCCGATGGCAGCCCCAATCCCTCGACCATCCATCACGGCATGAAGGTGCGGGCGGGCACCAAATACATCATCACCAAATGGTTCCGGGAGCGCCCCTGGGGCTGGGCCTGA